One window from the genome of Microbulbifer pacificus encodes:
- a CDS encoding tryptophan halogenase family protein, with protein MTDPIKSVVILGGGTAGWITAGTLAARFNRDHANPVSVTLVESPNVPTIGVGEGTWPTMRTTLKKMGIRETDFIRECNVGFKQGAKFARWTTGAEDDFYYHPLVLPENFNQFNLAPQWLSGDRNQSFSDMVCPQEALCEHNRAPKQIGTPEFAAVANYAYHLDAGKFSGFLQKHCTEHLHVRHILADVTGVTELESGDLESLQTETAGDIQGDLFIDCSGFRSRLLGDHYGVPFRSCKDVLFIDNALAVQIPYEDEGSPIATHTISTAQSAGWVWDIGLQSRRGVGHVFSSAHTDETGAYRELAAYLNLSEAELDSMGVRKIPIVPGHREKFWHRNCVAIGLSAGFLEPLEASALVLVEISANMIAEQFPVSRAAMDVVARRFNDTFLYRWDRIIDFLKLHYVLTKRTDSRFWLDNCDPETIPDSLKELLTLWRYQPPWHDDFDRAVEVFPAASYQYVLYGMGFETEPNAFGLSKQYREQAQQLLQQKHKATQQMLAGLDNHRDLINKICQHGLQRI; from the coding sequence ATGACTGATCCAATAAAATCTGTCGTGATTCTCGGTGGTGGCACCGCAGGCTGGATTACTGCGGGCACTCTCGCTGCACGCTTTAACAGAGACCATGCCAATCCGGTTAGCGTCACTCTGGTCGAATCGCCAAATGTACCAACCATCGGTGTCGGCGAAGGTACCTGGCCCACCATGCGTACAACCCTTAAAAAAATGGGGATCCGCGAAACCGACTTCATTCGCGAGTGCAATGTGGGGTTCAAGCAGGGCGCAAAATTTGCGCGCTGGACCACGGGTGCTGAGGACGATTTTTACTACCACCCACTAGTACTGCCGGAGAACTTCAATCAGTTCAATCTCGCTCCCCAGTGGTTGTCTGGCGACCGGAATCAATCTTTCTCCGATATGGTGTGCCCGCAGGAAGCCCTGTGTGAGCACAACCGGGCGCCGAAACAGATCGGCACCCCGGAATTCGCCGCCGTTGCCAACTACGCCTACCACCTGGATGCGGGTAAGTTTTCGGGTTTCCTGCAAAAACACTGTACAGAACATCTGCATGTGCGCCATATCCTGGCGGATGTCACCGGCGTTACCGAGTTGGAGAGCGGCGATCTTGAGTCCCTGCAGACAGAGACTGCGGGCGATATTCAGGGTGATCTGTTTATCGACTGCAGCGGCTTCCGCTCGCGCTTGCTTGGTGATCACTACGGTGTGCCGTTCCGCTCCTGCAAAGACGTGCTATTTATCGACAACGCGCTGGCGGTTCAGATCCCCTACGAGGACGAAGGAAGCCCCATTGCCACCCACACCATCTCAACTGCCCAGAGCGCCGGTTGGGTGTGGGATATTGGCCTGCAGAGCCGTCGTGGAGTAGGGCATGTATTTTCCAGTGCACACACCGACGAAACTGGAGCCTACCGCGAGCTCGCCGCCTACCTGAACCTGAGTGAGGCAGAGCTGGATAGCATGGGGGTACGCAAAATCCCCATCGTGCCCGGCCACCGGGAAAAATTCTGGCACCGCAACTGTGTCGCCATTGGCCTCTCTGCCGGCTTCCTGGAACCGCTGGAAGCCTCAGCGCTGGTACTGGTAGAAATCTCTGCGAACATGATTGCCGAGCAGTTCCCCGTAAGCCGGGCTGCAATGGATGTCGTGGCACGGCGATTCAACGATACCTTCCTGTACCGCTGGGACCGTATTATCGACTTTCTCAAGTTGCACTATGTACTCACCAAACGCACCGACAGCCGTTTCTGGCTCGACAATTGCGACCCCGAAACTATCCCAGACAGCCTGAAAGAGTTACTTACCTTGTGGCGCTACCAGCCCCCGTGGCACGATGACTTCGACCGCGCGGTAGAAGTCTTCCCCGCAGCCAGCTACCAGTATGTGCTTTACGGAATGGGATTCGAGACAGAACCCAATGCCTTCGGCCTGTCGAAACAGTATCGGGAGCAGGCACAGCAGTTGTTACAGCAAAAACATAAGGCCACACAGCAGATGCTCGCCGGCCTGGATAATCACCGGGACCTGATCAACAAAATCTGCCAACACGGCCTGCAAAGAATCTGA
- a CDS encoding TonB-dependent receptor, with translation MPIYNKRFTLSAVSAAVMAASVNLQAQEATDYGDATLEVITVTGIRQSLTNAMDIKRDSAGVVDAISAEDIGKFPDTNLAESLQRITGVSIDRSNNEGNKVTVRGFGPNYNLVTLNGRQMPNSTALQSEGITRSFKFAEISAESVSGVEVYKTGKADVYSGGIGSTINIKTARPFDYDGFVASASVKGVMDTSVEKGDSVTPEIASMVSATFFEEKLGVLLAVSHAERNSRSEAVGTQAWVPNYGTADTSAIDRSKNPEGTYWAPWTFDVDVADHDRVRQNGQLVVQFAPIDSVTATLDYTASRYDEQVSMNRTSVWFDSSTGVTDSNGTVINPSVQNDELNFWAWNYDFVTENDSVGLNVKWDATDSLSFALDVHDSTSESQPGGVPAETIANTKNPGKLVNIEADFSNSSGLPGISFDDSALAGGAFAPDNIVSDLFQERGYEIENNIQQFNLSGTWENLDDGALKSVKFGVASTDYQVDVYESQSFAFVDLGDLQALGIKFEDLSDFGDQMGNNSGLFPLLGDYEASDFIDAVKASQQYYEATPTFDKVSEETLAAYVAMDFETEFNGYPVRLNTGLRFEDTEVVGTSIQNGILGLSYWHDEELREVNDDMPSADTLEGDYTRFLPNLDASIDLTDDIVARASYSRTLSRADISAMFPSTSLDVSRPGGPFNASQGNPGLLPITSDNFDLSAEYYYDEGSYVSLGFFKKYVENFIGATTEDRVIYDVDGNPITDPSANPRPGCPDSSGVNPACLGTASDPVITWSVATPGNMENAEVYGWEFAVQHMFGDSGFGTIFNATIVDGDVGYDVYDNENTFALTGMSDSANLIGFYEKDAFQARLAYNWRDDFLLDTRQSQIGGQPVFNEAYGQWDLNASYNVTDDITVFFEGLNIGEETIRRHGRFANQLVSAQQYGARYNIGVRAKF, from the coding sequence ATGCCTATCTATAACAAGCGCTTTACCTTGAGCGCGGTGTCAGCTGCTGTGATGGCTGCGAGTGTGAATTTGCAGGCTCAAGAAGCGACGGACTATGGTGACGCAACCTTGGAAGTGATCACCGTGACCGGTATCCGCCAGTCCCTCACCAATGCCATGGATATCAAGCGTGATTCCGCCGGCGTGGTGGACGCCATTTCCGCGGAAGACATCGGTAAATTCCCAGACACCAACCTCGCAGAGTCCCTACAGCGGATCACCGGCGTTTCCATTGATCGCAGCAACAACGAAGGTAACAAGGTTACCGTGCGTGGTTTCGGCCCCAACTATAATCTGGTGACTCTGAATGGCCGCCAGATGCCGAACTCCACTGCACTGCAGTCGGAAGGTATTACCCGTAGTTTTAAGTTCGCTGAGATTTCGGCGGAGAGCGTATCCGGCGTTGAGGTATACAAGACCGGTAAAGCAGATGTGTATTCTGGCGGTATCGGTTCCACCATTAATATCAAGACCGCGCGCCCTTTCGATTACGACGGTTTTGTCGCCAGCGCGAGTGTGAAGGGCGTTATGGATACCAGCGTCGAGAAGGGCGATTCTGTAACTCCAGAAATCGCTAGCATGGTGAGCGCCACCTTCTTTGAAGAAAAGTTGGGTGTGCTGCTGGCTGTGTCCCACGCCGAGCGCAACAGCCGCAGCGAAGCCGTTGGCACCCAGGCTTGGGTCCCGAATTACGGTACCGCCGATACCTCTGCGATCGATCGCAGTAAAAACCCGGAAGGCACTTACTGGGCCCCTTGGACTTTTGACGTAGATGTTGCCGACCACGATCGCGTACGCCAGAACGGCCAGCTTGTTGTGCAATTCGCGCCGATCGACAGCGTCACCGCAACTCTGGATTACACCGCTTCCCGATACGACGAGCAGGTTTCTATGAACCGCACCAGTGTGTGGTTTGACAGCTCTACAGGTGTAACGGACAGCAACGGTACCGTAATCAACCCGAGCGTACAGAACGACGAACTGAACTTCTGGGCGTGGAACTACGACTTCGTTACGGAAAACGATTCTGTCGGCCTGAATGTCAAATGGGATGCGACCGACTCACTGAGTTTTGCACTGGACGTGCACGACTCCACCTCAGAATCCCAGCCGGGAGGTGTTCCGGCGGAAACCATCGCCAATACCAAAAACCCCGGCAAGCTTGTAAATATAGAGGCGGATTTTTCCAATAGTAGCGGCCTCCCCGGTATCAGCTTTGACGATTCTGCCCTGGCTGGTGGCGCTTTCGCACCAGACAATATCGTGTCTGACCTGTTCCAGGAGCGGGGCTATGAAATCGAGAACAATATTCAGCAGTTCAATCTCAGTGGTACCTGGGAAAACCTGGATGACGGTGCGCTGAAATCCGTCAAGTTCGGTGTAGCAAGCACCGATTACCAGGTGGATGTGTATGAAAGCCAGTCTTTCGCCTTCGTAGACCTGGGTGATCTCCAAGCCCTGGGCATCAAGTTTGAAGATCTCAGTGACTTTGGTGACCAGATGGGCAACAACAGCGGGCTTTTCCCGCTGCTGGGCGACTATGAGGCGTCCGACTTCATTGATGCAGTAAAAGCGAGCCAGCAGTACTACGAAGCTACACCAACTTTCGACAAAGTGAGTGAAGAAACCCTGGCGGCTTACGTTGCCATGGACTTCGAAACTGAATTCAACGGCTACCCGGTGCGCCTGAACACTGGCCTGCGTTTTGAGGATACTGAAGTGGTCGGTACCTCCATTCAGAACGGTATTCTTGGCCTGAGTTATTGGCACGATGAAGAGCTACGCGAAGTCAACGATGACATGCCCAGTGCAGATACCCTGGAAGGTGACTACACCCGCTTCCTGCCGAATCTGGATGCCAGCATTGATTTGACCGACGACATCGTCGCGCGTGCGTCTTACAGCCGTACTCTGAGTCGTGCGGATATCTCTGCGATGTTTCCCTCCACCTCTCTGGATGTATCTCGTCCCGGTGGTCCGTTCAATGCATCCCAGGGTAACCCGGGACTTTTGCCCATTACCTCCGATAACTTCGACCTTTCTGCAGAGTATTACTACGACGAAGGTAGCTATGTTTCTCTGGGCTTCTTCAAGAAGTACGTGGAGAACTTTATCGGCGCGACTACAGAAGACCGCGTAATCTACGATGTGGATGGCAACCCGATCACCGATCCGAGTGCCAACCCGCGTCCTGGCTGTCCTGATTCCTCTGGTGTCAATCCCGCGTGTCTGGGTACGGCGAGTGACCCAGTTATCACCTGGTCAGTAGCGACCCCGGGCAACATGGAAAATGCTGAAGTATACGGTTGGGAGTTTGCCGTGCAGCACATGTTTGGTGACAGCGGCTTCGGTACCATTTTCAATGCGACAATCGTAGACGGCGACGTTGGCTACGACGTGTATGACAATGAGAACACCTTCGCTCTGACCGGTATGAGTGACTCCGCCAACCTGATTGGTTTCTATGAGAAAGATGCCTTCCAGGCGCGTTTGGCCTACAACTGGCGGGATGATTTCCTGCTGGATACGCGCCAATCTCAAATTGGCGGTCAGCCGGTATTCAATGAGGCTTACGGCCAGTGGGACCTGAATGCCAGCTACAACGTTACCGACGACATTACTGTCTTCTTTGAGGGGCTGAACATTGGTGAAGAAACCATCCGTCGCCACGGCCGTTTCGCCAACCAGCTCGTCAGCGCCCAACAATACGGAGCTCGCTACAACATCGGCGTACGTGCCAAGTTCTAA
- a CDS encoding carbohydrate-binding protein, protein MNRLTITLLASLLGTGATAADWDGIPVPADPGEGNVWELHPLSDDFNYEAPAAGKSTAFYERWKEGFINPWTGPGLTEWRPEYSLVSNGRLQIKSGRKPGTNQVYLGSITSKTTLTYPLYMEARAKLSNMVLASDFWLLSADSTEEIDVIEAYGSDRPGQEWFAERLHLSHHVFIREPFQDYQPTDAGTWYADGNGTRWADGYHRVGVYWRDPWHLEYYVDGQLVRTASGPDIIDPNGFTNGTGLSKPMHAIINMEDQSWRSDNGITPTDAELADPNRNTYNVDWVRFYKPVATGGGSSSGGSSSGGSSGGSSGGSTEGDVTTVELGDFYSTGKDGASVSGDTVPGFNRNGSNINYNTSGDWGDYTVTLPEAGDYRVELVTASPMTGELGAELQFNGSTLVTALGNTGGWESYQAFQFAQTVSVSAAGDYGFRVKSIGTSAWQWNGDAIRFVKQSSQPPAESITLELSDFVTTGKVGAAVAGDTVMGFNPNGSNINYNTSGDWAEYQLDVTTTGSYVITLATATPISGDVNAQISINGQTVGTLAISNTGDWESYVDFVLPSPVTLSAGTHTLRVQSSGNSAWQWNGDKVTLTADLR, encoded by the coding sequence ATGAACCGTTTAACTATCACCCTGCTCGCATCCCTGCTGGGCACGGGAGCAACCGCAGCGGACTGGGATGGCATCCCGGTACCGGCAGACCCAGGTGAAGGCAATGTTTGGGAGCTGCACCCGCTTTCCGACGATTTCAATTACGAGGCCCCGGCTGCCGGTAAAAGCACGGCATTTTACGAGCGCTGGAAGGAAGGCTTTATCAACCCCTGGACCGGGCCGGGCCTGACCGAATGGCGCCCGGAATACTCACTGGTCAGCAATGGCCGCCTGCAGATCAAATCCGGCCGCAAACCGGGCACCAATCAGGTGTATCTGGGCAGCATTACCTCAAAGACCACCCTCACCTATCCGCTATATATGGAAGCACGTGCCAAACTGAGCAATATGGTGCTGGCTTCCGATTTCTGGCTGCTGAGTGCGGATTCCACCGAAGAGATCGACGTGATTGAGGCCTACGGCAGTGACCGCCCGGGGCAGGAGTGGTTTGCCGAGCGCCTGCACCTTTCGCACCACGTGTTTATCCGCGAGCCATTCCAGGACTACCAACCAACCGATGCCGGTACTTGGTACGCCGATGGCAACGGCACCCGCTGGGCCGATGGCTATCATCGTGTCGGGGTTTACTGGCGTGACCCCTGGCATCTCGAGTACTACGTGGATGGGCAGCTGGTACGCACGGCGTCCGGGCCCGACATTATCGACCCCAACGGCTTTACCAACGGCACCGGCCTGAGCAAACCGATGCACGCCATTATCAATATGGAAGACCAGAGCTGGCGCTCCGACAACGGCATCACCCCTACAGATGCCGAGCTGGCCGATCCAAATCGCAATACCTACAACGTGGACTGGGTGCGCTTTTATAAGCCAGTGGCGACCGGCGGCGGTTCCAGCAGTGGCGGCAGCAGCTCTGGTGGTAGTTCAGGTGGCAGTTCCGGCGGCAGCACAGAGGGCGACGTGACCACCGTTGAGTTGGGAGATTTCTATAGCACCGGGAAAGACGGGGCGAGCGTGTCCGGCGATACGGTCCCGGGCTTCAACCGCAACGGCAGTAATATCAATTACAACACCAGCGGCGACTGGGGCGATTACACAGTCACCCTACCGGAAGCCGGCGATTACCGGGTAGAGCTGGTCACTGCTTCCCCCATGACCGGCGAACTGGGTGCAGAACTGCAGTTTAACGGCAGCACACTCGTAACGGCGCTCGGTAACACCGGCGGCTGGGAGTCGTACCAGGCCTTCCAGTTTGCGCAGACTGTATCGGTCAGTGCTGCCGGTGACTACGGCTTCAGGGTGAAAAGCATCGGTACCAGTGCCTGGCAGTGGAATGGCGATGCCATCCGCTTTGTAAAACAGTCCTCTCAGCCACCGGCGGAATCCATCACACTGGAGCTTTCGGACTTCGTCACCACCGGCAAAGTCGGTGCAGCGGTAGCCGGTGATACCGTGATGGGCTTCAACCCCAATGGCAGCAATATCAATTACAACACCAGCGGTGATTGGGCCGAGTACCAGCTGGATGTGACCACCACTGGTAGCTATGTAATCACCCTTGCCACAGCAACCCCAATTTCCGGTGACGTAAACGCCCAGATTTCCATCAACGGGCAAACAGTCGGCACTCTCGCCATCAGTAATACCGGCGACTGGGAAAGCTACGTAGACTTCGTCCTGCCCTCCCCGGTTACCCTGTCCGCGGGCACGCACACGTTACGTGTACAAAGCAGTGGCAACAGCGCCTGGCAATGGAATGGTGACAAGGTGACGCTCACTGCGGATTTACGATAA
- a CDS encoding SDR family NAD(P)-dependent oxidoreductase: protein MSNLALITGGSRGLGRSSALALAERGTDSVITYHSNRGAADEVVAEVARRGRKAVALQLDVADTAGFARFVSELQQTLNNEFDGRRLDALLNNAGMGIHTPFAETTEAQFDSLVNVHLKGVFFLTQSLLPLIEDGGRIINVSSGLARFSLPGYCAYAMMKGGIEVMTRYLAKELGGRQIRVNTLAPGAIETDFGGGAVRDNAELNQFIASQTALGRAGLPEDIGKAVAMLLSDEASWVTGQRLEASGGMFL from the coding sequence ATGAGCAATCTTGCACTGATTACCGGCGGCAGCCGCGGCCTGGGACGGAGCAGCGCCCTGGCGCTCGCCGAGCGAGGCACCGACAGCGTGATTACCTACCACAGTAACCGGGGCGCCGCCGACGAGGTTGTCGCTGAGGTGGCGCGCCGCGGGCGAAAAGCTGTGGCGCTGCAGCTGGACGTGGCCGATACCGCGGGCTTCGCCCGGTTTGTGAGCGAATTGCAGCAAACCCTGAACAATGAGTTCGATGGCCGCCGCCTCGACGCCCTTCTCAACAATGCGGGCATGGGGATCCATACACCGTTTGCAGAAACCACCGAGGCGCAGTTCGACAGCCTGGTGAATGTCCACCTCAAGGGCGTGTTCTTCCTTACCCAGTCACTGCTGCCGCTGATCGAGGATGGCGGTCGCATTATCAACGTTTCCTCTGGCCTGGCGCGCTTCAGCCTGCCGGGTTATTGCGCCTACGCGATGATGAAAGGCGGTATCGAGGTGATGACCCGCTACCTGGCCAAGGAGCTGGGCGGGCGACAGATCCGGGTAAACACCCTGGCGCCCGGTGCAATCGAAACGGATTTTGGCGGCGGCGCGGTACGCGACAATGCCGAGCTCAACCAGTTTATCGCCAGCCAGACCGCGCTGGGCAGAGCGGGTCTGCCGGAGGACATCGGCAAGGCGGTGGCGATGCTGCTCAGTGATGAGGCGAGCTGGGTGACCGGCCAGCGTTTGGAGGCTTCCGGCGGCATGTTTCTCTAA
- a CDS encoding LysR family transcriptional regulator: MDKFEAMQRFVLVAQTNSFTRAAELLGLPKSSISSAIQALEQQLGTRLLHRSTRRITLTQDGEAYLPQCQALLAELDALESQFQHQGEEVRGILRVDMPSRFASTVVLPHLHQWLDRYPNVRLQISCTDHDIDPVKEGVDCVIRVGSLKDSTLVARPLASYQLLNCASKRYLERFGVPKSLADLQKHRLIDYAQKIGDRPATFEYQENGEVRQLAMPSALSVNSTDAYLAACLSGLGIAQIPEIGIADYLESGALVSVLDQYIAEPMPVSVLYPSRRQISKRQTLFMDWLDTLVAQLAKQRARRET, translated from the coding sequence ATGGACAAGTTCGAGGCGATGCAGCGCTTTGTACTGGTGGCGCAAACCAACAGCTTTACCCGGGCGGCGGAGTTATTGGGGCTCCCCAAGTCCAGTATCTCCAGTGCGATTCAGGCGCTGGAACAGCAGCTGGGCACGCGGCTGCTTCACCGCAGCACCCGGCGCATCACCCTCACCCAGGATGGCGAAGCCTATTTGCCGCAGTGCCAGGCGCTCTTGGCAGAACTGGATGCGCTGGAAAGCCAGTTCCAGCATCAGGGTGAGGAGGTCCGCGGGATTTTGCGCGTGGACATGCCCAGCCGCTTTGCCTCCACCGTGGTTCTCCCCCATCTGCACCAGTGGCTGGATCGCTACCCCAACGTGCGGCTTCAGATCAGCTGTACCGACCACGATATTGACCCGGTGAAGGAAGGGGTGGACTGCGTCATCCGCGTGGGCTCCCTCAAAGACAGCACCCTGGTCGCCCGACCGCTGGCCTCGTACCAGCTGCTCAATTGCGCCAGCAAACGCTACCTCGAGCGATTTGGCGTTCCCAAGAGCCTTGCAGACCTGCAGAAACACCGGCTCATCGATTACGCGCAAAAGATCGGCGACCGCCCAGCGACATTTGAATATCAGGAAAATGGAGAGGTGCGGCAACTGGCGATGCCCAGCGCCCTGAGTGTAAACAGCACCGACGCCTACCTTGCGGCGTGCCTGTCCGGATTGGGGATCGCACAGATACCGGAAATCGGTATCGCGGACTATTTGGAGAGCGGGGCGCTTGTCTCGGTGCTCGATCAATACATCGCCGAGCCCATGCCGGTGTCCGTGCTCTACCCCTCCCGCCGGCAGATTTCCAAACGCCAGACGCTGTTTATGGACTGGCTGGATACTCTGGTTGCGCAACTGGCAAAACAACGCGCTCGTAGGGAGACTTAA
- a CDS encoding zinc metallopeptidase — protein MIYVLVSLAIAALIIGPQLWVRFVLWRHSSEIGDMPGSGAELAQHLIERFELDGVKVIKAGPDQNYYSPSEKIVALSPDVYHGKSVTAVAVAAHEVGHAIQFCKEEPVSKLRDKYLTRAHHIKRIGAGILLFAPILTLLIKSPVIFLWIGVVAVITVLASALMYVAILPEEYDASFNKALPILREGYLPEHLLSKAHSVLKACALTYVAGALLDVLRLWRWIRFFR, from the coding sequence ATGATCTACGTACTTGTCTCCCTGGCCATCGCCGCACTGATCATCGGCCCGCAGTTGTGGGTGCGCTTCGTGCTGTGGCGTCACTCCTCCGAGATTGGCGATATGCCGGGGTCCGGCGCCGAGCTGGCGCAGCACCTTATTGAGCGGTTCGAGCTGGATGGGGTAAAGGTTATCAAGGCAGGGCCGGATCAGAACTACTACTCCCCTTCCGAAAAAATCGTCGCGCTCAGCCCCGATGTCTATCACGGCAAATCGGTGACCGCGGTGGCGGTGGCCGCACATGAAGTCGGCCACGCGATCCAGTTCTGCAAGGAAGAGCCCGTTTCCAAGCTGCGCGACAAGTACCTGACGCGCGCCCATCACATCAAACGGATTGGGGCCGGGATACTCCTGTTCGCCCCCATACTCACTCTCCTGATCAAATCACCGGTCATCTTCCTGTGGATCGGCGTGGTGGCGGTAATCACCGTACTCGCGTCCGCACTCATGTATGTGGCGATATTACCGGAGGAGTATGATGCGAGCTTCAACAAAGCCCTGCCGATACTCAGGGAGGGCTACCTTCCGGAGCATCTGCTAAGCAAGGCGCACAGCGTACTGAAAGCCTGCGCCCTCACCTATGTGGCAGGCGCCCTGCTGGATGTGTTGAGGTTGTGGCGCTGGATACGATTTTTCCGATGA
- a CDS encoding zf-TFIIB domain-containing protein has translation MHCPKCRHEYLKPTKIEEGLPVMGCPKCEGALLSLLYYRDWSERVSLDTEDQATPGEISTDSDTKTAVNCPKCSRLMTKYSVSGALDTRLDLCGNCDEAWLDGGEWQLLKSLELGNRLPSVFTEQWQRRVRSEKTELDRINRLKKIVGDSDTNRAVEIKAWLKGNKNKATILHFLGTD, from the coding sequence ATGCACTGTCCAAAATGTCGACATGAATATCTGAAACCGACCAAAATCGAAGAAGGCCTCCCCGTAATGGGTTGCCCAAAGTGCGAGGGCGCCCTGCTGTCGCTACTGTACTATCGGGACTGGTCAGAGAGAGTAAGCCTCGATACCGAGGATCAAGCGACGCCAGGTGAAATCTCTACAGATTCCGATACCAAGACCGCCGTCAACTGCCCCAAATGCAGTCGACTGATGACCAAGTACTCGGTATCCGGCGCACTAGATACGAGGCTGGACCTGTGTGGAAATTGCGACGAAGCCTGGCTGGATGGCGGGGAATGGCAGCTGCTCAAATCGCTTGAGCTGGGAAACCGTTTGCCCAGCGTATTCACGGAGCAATGGCAGCGCAGGGTGCGCTCGGAAAAAACCGAATTGGACCGGATCAACCGTCTGAAGAAAATCGTCGGCGACTCCGATACCAACCGGGCGGTAGAGATTAAAGCCTGGCTCAAGGGCAATAAAAACAAAGCCACGATTTTGCACTTCCTGGGCACAGATTAA
- a CDS encoding GFA family protein, with the protein MPINLMEVDGVSIQPKHRATCHCGAVELELDLLEGLVDVRRCDCSMCRRRGAVAASVTLDGIRIVKGEEHLKLYQFNTNTAKHYFCEICGIYTHHQRRSNPTQFGFNVACLEGINPLKIEGIPTYDGVNHPADRR; encoded by the coding sequence ATGCCGATAAATCTGATGGAAGTGGATGGCGTTAGCATACAACCTAAGCATCGGGCGACCTGCCACTGCGGTGCTGTGGAACTGGAGCTCGATTTGCTGGAAGGGCTGGTTGATGTCCGCCGTTGCGATTGTTCCATGTGCCGCAGGCGGGGGGCTGTTGCGGCTTCGGTGACGCTGGATGGCATCAGGATCGTGAAGGGCGAGGAGCACCTGAAGCTGTATCAGTTCAATACCAACACCGCGAAGCATTACTTCTGCGAAATCTGCGGAATCTACACCCACCACCAAAGGCGTTCGAATCCGACACAGTTTGGATTTAACGTGGCCTGCCTGGAAGGTATCAATCCGCTTAAGATCGAAGGAATTCCAACCTACGACGGGGTAAATCACCCGGCGGATCGACGGTAA